The genomic region CAGACCCAACAAGTTTATCCTGCTCATCAAACTAATGCTAAGTTTTTCCAGGCATAAAGAACCATAGACACGATGATCTTTAATATcttctttcaatatttttttagtgaagATCTTATAATACTatattcaaaaagaagaaaattactaaCCTTTAACATCAAAGTTAGAGTCAAAAAGCACGTGCATAATATGTTGCTTCAGGAAAACCTGCAACcaggtaaaaaattaaataaatgattttgattACAAGAATACagaattatttacaaaaacaactAGCTTTACAGATACCTACAACTATATGCAGAAAAAATAACTACAAAAAATTCGAAGAAGCATTTAGGACCCTAGTTAGTTCAATTGTTCAAGTGTAGAAAGGTTTCCATGTCAGCCATAAAAATATGGGTTTCTTCACAAGATACCACTTTTTTTCCTGGTCCTCATAAACAGTATAGGAATAATTGACTAAgtaaaaagaaatacaaaacaGTCCCTATCAGAATATAGGTTTAATCTTAACACAGTTTATAGGTTTTATAACAGGGTCACTTTAACTGATATTCCAATAAATATCAGAAATTATAATGAACAAATATCACTAAATCATTTTAGTTTCCAGGCATACATATCCCAATAAAAAGAACTATAGAGCATGCCGCCACGGACAAAGAAATAGAGCATAGAACCTACAGCAGAAAGAAGCTGTCTTGTCTTTGTATCCCAAAGGCGTAAATAACTGTCCAGTCCTGAAATGAAAAATCATGAACTGAACTGATGACAGgaacttaatatattttttatcagacCAAGAAATAATTAATCACTTTTCACCCAGAAAAAAGATGATCCAGTGGCTACACACCCTGTACATTTTGGATAAGCTTCAGGAgcaatcatgaaaaaggtagaTAACGAAACAAGATATAAATTTGTTCcgcaaaaccaaaaaaattagaaacaactaaataaattttagggATCAAAAAACTCCATCAGAGAACCTTCCTTATATTCAAAGAACATgcaacaaataaagggaaatcaGAGTAGCACTCACCACAAGAAGCTATTACAGGTAGCTCAGGGTGCCTGACTATGGATCTGATGCTTCCAGAGCATTTTCCAGAAAAACATCCTAGCATTTTTCCTGCaataaattgttgtttttaaacaattaaaaacacaaactcATTCAAGAAGGTCAACAAAAAGACATCAACAACCAGCCTTTTCTAACTAAGTAAGGTCAGTTCCATGAATCAAACAACACCATAATGTTCAGCCATAAATAATGTTCAGTCCCCTCCCTCTTACAAGTTAGACAATGCTATAGTCTATAATCATTGTTCttaaatttatgacaattttcCCATGACTTTGGGATACCTGTGCGTATATCAACAGAAGCCATGTCACCAGACCCATTCCCTACATAGATTGAATAGCCATCTATATCCTCAGCCAATGCTTTAATTGGTGTCTCACGGAAATCAAATGAGAGAACAGGCCTCCTCTGAGCAGACATGTCATAAAGGCGAACCTGTTCAGAAGACCAAGGTTGTAAATAAATAGTAATGAGAAAACGTATCATTAAGTAAGCTGccggaggaaaaaaaataacaaaagcaaAGAATTTTTCCCTTTCAGAATTGAAAAGGTTAAGAAAAAAGCAAATCTGCAGTTTGAAATCTTATtagtcattttatatttgttaataaaatggGAAAGATCTCATGTGACTCAAAGGTCATGTACTTGagtattcttttgaaaaaaattctcaCAAAATATCATTTCCATTTCTCTGTAATTCTAGGTTAAGAGCAACTAATTAATCCTTCTCAATAGTCTCCAACACAGCATTTTCAAGGATATCATAGAGGAATATTCCATGCATTATTAGATacaaaaattacatttcttCATTGATTTTAGAATTTGAGAAGAATCCACTAATTAAATTTACCTGATGGCTGTTGGTGCCAGCAACAAATTTTCGATGGTCATCTTTCATAAGAAATGTAGCAGATGTGAACCAAGTCGGTGTAAATATACCGAGGTTATCCTTCGGCGGCTGCATAGGTTAAAAGAATTTGTAAAATCATGCACTAAAAAAATGTGCAGCAGCAAAAGAGAAACTGGAGGAAGATAAGTTAACAATTAATAGCAGAGATGAAAAGTAGGGTTTGAAATAAAGACTCACAGGTTTGGAATTCCAGATCTTAGTGAAGTTGTTAAGATCCCAAATATTCATTTCAACACCTTTCCTACAGATAAAGTACTTATTCATTATTTCTCAGCTCAAAAATATGTATAGATAACAGTTATACGTTGTGATAACTTGTTTAGATTCTCAAGGTTTACAGTAACAGGTACCCATTTTCATGTTGCTTAATGTTGGCTATAATATGCTTGAAATTGTTGCATAATCTTATCTAATTCATGTTCCTGCAATATGGTCCTGTATTTCTCCAAGTTTTTCACTTTAGCCTATACCAAAAGTATTTAATTGCACTAAGAACAAATGAGCAGCAGGGATGGCAGAGGCTACACAAGGCTTTATTTCTGAAGCACCAAACTCCAAAGGCAATGATTATTTGCTTTTACAGTTTGGTTGAGTCATGTGTTATCTATTACAAGGAATTTGCTCAGAATTTATAATATGAAGCAGGTTTGTGTTACTATGTAGAAGAGGATGGtcatttgtaaaagaaatttctTTGCTAATTATTATTTCTGGGAAATAACTCTGTCTGATCTTCAAAGCAGAACAATTCATTATTTGAAAACCATTTCCTCTTTTCGATTCCCATTTTCTACCATGCCTAGTGAGTGGTGACTTGTCTTATATTTTGTTCATCTCTTTTGTGTTcacaaaatatttcattatcaaagttgaataaataatttattcaaactGTTAAATATTCACAATTATGCAAAATGTACTCACCCTCCAAATAAAGCAAACTTCTCATTTCCATCCACCTTGCAACACAAGATGTTACCACCAGAACATACATTCCATATTTTTGGAGAGTCAATACAGGAGGATACTGTAGATGAATCAACAAGTTCAATGGACCTTATGCTTGCATTTCCTTTGGTTGTGCATGTAAGTAGAGTACAATCCCTAAACAATCACCACATCCAAATGATTTAGAaagtacacacacacacataaggGCATAATGCAAGCGACTAtggtattttgaaaatgaatgaaCAAGTGCATGTACACGCAGACTGAAGATATACTTTAATGTAAATACTAAATACTAATAGGGATACAGGTTGTGAGCACAAACAAAATGAGGAAATCTGTTTTTGATGCCCTCCTCCAACTCTGAATCCATTAGTATCCAGGGTCAAGAAGAGCAAGAATGATGTACCGTTAGGTACTTCCCATGAATTCAAGTGCCTGAAATCCCAACCCAAAACTAATTAGCCAACTAACTAATTCCTTCAGCATCCTGGTTAGGTATATACCTAATACCTATTAGTTAGGTAGGTAGGTAATTACTTAGTTAAATAAACAGCTTTATTAGCATAGTCCATCCTTAACTAACAAGGGGTCGGCCAGTTGATTCCTAGGTTCCATCCTTATTTTTCCTGGTCTAAACATTTATGATTGGGGTCAGAATACTAAATGCTTAAACTTTGAGTATTTTTCCTGATAATCTAATCATGTGATCATCCaaaaggaccaaaattatattaacgAACAGATAATCATAGTACCAATCTTTCAGTCTGTTATAATGGATCCATAAAGCATTTGTAAAGGTGcacaaccaaaaaaataatcctAATATTCTAACAGCCACCAAGAACAATTATGTGTGAAATCTAAGCCCACAAAGCAATCTAAACATATCACAGAAGCTGACTTATGCCCTGCTGCATTTACACAGTTGCATCAGACAAGGTAAAAACAATTCAATTAGTCATAAAGAAAATGCACTGTTGTTATTGTTCTTCAAGACTTCAACTAAATTGAGCACAGAATCAGAATACATTAAGGACAAGAATAaagacaaaatttaattaaactgCCAAACAGAAGCTATTTATATACCTGGAAGCTAATTCCGAATTTTGTTTTGCAAATAAATGCAATCCAACAATATTATTCACTTCAGATTGAACATCTAAATCATTGGCATCCGTGATTGTAGCCTGAATATCTCCATTTACAGGGCTCAAAACTTCAATCTGTAGAATGAATATAGAGTTAAAGTGCTAAATGTTTAATAACAAACATCGAAAATCAAACCTTTTACAGAACGAATAATGGAACTATAGAACCTTGAAATAATTTACCTGGTTGTTTTTCCTCGCTACAGCTAATAACTGCAATGCCAGAATTGAcagaaaaataatgagaatcATATATTTTGGTCTCATTTCTTTAAggtcaaacaaaaagaaaatctcTACAGAACAGTTAGAAGACCAACAATGTTATACGGCAGTGGGGTAGTGAATGCAGGGCAGTTGAGTGCCAATGGAAAGAAAGACAAAACTGTACTCAAACaatcatgattttaaattgCGGTCCGCGCAGCGACAAGGTATTTTGACACTCCGCAGTCGCATCACAATCTTAATTGCGGCTGCATTTTCCCGCAATGCAAAGGTTTTCTGGCTCACCCCAACGTGACCACAACCGCAATTTAAAACCACGCAAACAATAAACAGACCcagaacagaaaaaaaaaattgccaatACATACAGGGTGAGACTCTCGGTCAATCATTGAAACAGCCATCACACATTTGGATGATTCAGGGTCGCCCCACCTCTCTACGACCTGGGGAGCTCCTCGTTGCTTATCGCGGGCCTCCACAACTAACAACAACACAAGCAAAAACCCATAAGGACGAGAAAAAGAGAGTGacataatatgaaaaaatcatCACCTTTGATGAGACCAAGCGCGTCAAAGGTTAGAGCGCGAAGCGGAGGGCAACCGGAGCACTCCAGAGTGCTGGTACGAGGCATCTTTAACTTTGAATGGAGGTTGTTAAGCTTAACTATATATGATATAAGCAACACCAACTGAAAAACAATATCGAAACCAAATCAAGAGTAAGAAGAAGAGGGAAACATGGTTGAGAGAAGGGTTAGGGATTACAGAAGGAGCAGCGAATTGCGGCGCTATTAGTCGATCactttcaatatttttcaaCCCCTCTTTTGTATCAACCTTTTATGGTGCGTTTGGCTTCGTTTTCCTGTTTATTTTctgattttatgttttcaaataatttttaagatttataaGATATATAACGAAgactaataaatatttcatattgataaaaaaaataaaaactcaaccCAAttgaacatttaaaaataaattaaagaaactagtaatttaaccaaataaaaatagGGTTAGAAAAGTGTTTGTTTTTTCTGAAGAGAGGCAACGCAATGGCAAGTGTTGTAATTACATGAATATCCTTTCTTTCTCTTGAATGCATATCAACATTTTTTCTTGCTCTCTCACGTGGGAGTGTGAGTGCATGTGCGCACAGGTCCATCAGAGGTGTTGATGGCATCACTATGTTATTGTTGCTCTTGGTTCTATCTGCATTCAACTCCTTCACCCAACCTATTGTTTTCAAAAGTGCCATGGCCTCACCTTCATGCACTACTTGCTTCCATGAAGAAACTGACTCTGACCCAGAAACTCCACATGATAAGGCCTTATTTACTCATCCCACAAACTTTATAAAATCACATAGAAAACAATCATCTTATCTCCATCCAACGTGTGTAAgagatgaaagataaaagctcAGAAAAAACTTCCATCTCATTTAGAACTAGTTGTAAAAGATGCCAAAATTATGCATTTGTCTAGCATTGATTGTTGTGCCTTTTCACAACCAACAAATAGATGCCAACCAGTTCTCTAGACCATTTTTGCTGCTCAAACAAGAACTAGGGCTTTATTCTAGTTGGAAGACAGTCCTCACAAGCTCTCCACCGGAAGTGTTTAACTTGTCGaggtaattttataattaatctttataaaaaaactcaactgaccatttttactttttaaaagatttagacTCAATTTTACACAGACTAGTTAAGAGAATATTTGATTTGCCTATCTCAAATAAATTACACAATTCTtgaattattatcattaatcaCTCATTCATAGACATACGTAAACATGTTTTTGAGTGTAGACAAATGCACCTTTGGTTTTAAGAAAGTTAcatatatttatcttaaaagtttatatttttcacTTCTTAATCTTATATGTTTGAACTCGTTACTTGTTTTTATGTgatgataaataaatacatatcttattttaataaaattataagtatttatcttaaaattttatatttatacctcttatttttatattttttatgagtttGAACTCAATTCCACCTGATTTTTTCCcacttcaaaaaataatagattatcatttatttattataagaattaaatttgtattcagtaaaaaatttgatttttttatgcataGGAATCAATGACGGTATCAAGAAATTTATAACACTATCAAGTGAACTAGATGAGTAGTAAAAAATCTGATTTTAAactgaatattatatttttattatacaattagtttttatctcttaacttctttttagatcattaaattaatagtaatctcattattatattttataaaattttagttattactaATCATCTCGTAACtttcttaaattataaaatcaataataattttatctttctttttctaaaatctaaatattatatttaatcaaattttaattattatatagttagtttttttttcttttgttaatatttaattgttaaacTCTATTTTTTACACTTGAaagagttattattttttaaatctcataTAAACAAGTGTTATTGAATTGATTTGAaattgttataacttttaaattataaaagcaCACGATAGCAAGCATTATAATAATGAGTCGTAAGCCTGTAACATTGACAAGTGATAATAGTTGAAAGACACCAGCAGGGGAAAGAAATAATAttctaaatttgatatttaatgttttagtaACAAATTCTACActtagtaagaaaaaaaaatatttatcgactatttgttagtatatattaaaaataaaattgttaaaaagtttagtatgaattcaattattaatttattttcatgacacaaagatgttttatatttttatagattattaatgtaaatatttaacatattagaacaataaattataaaaattaataaaatataattgctaaatgaattttatttatttctgatTGACCCCTTTTTCATCCCTGTCTGAATCCACTCATGTTTCTCTGAATTGGCATTTGGGTATACAAATCCATGCATACATGATTCGATCTGGATATGAAGATAACTTGTTCCTTAGTAGTGCACTTGTTGATTTCTATGCAAAATGTTTTGCTATTGTGGATGCAAGGAAGGTATTTAGTGGCATGAAAATACATGATCAGGTTTCAGGGACTTCACTTATGACTGGATTCTCAATAAATAGACAAGGAAGAGATGCCTTCTTGTTGTTCAAAGAGATGTTAGACAAAGAAGATGGTTTATGGAATGAAGTAGCTGATGAAGTCAGAAGGCTTATGCAACAAACgagaataagaaaattaaacctGCAGGATGGAGTTGGGTAGAGTAGATAAGAAGTTTCATGTGTTTGCAGTTGATGATGTAACTCATCAACGATCAAATGAAATCTACAGAGTTGGAAAAGATTTACTCAGGAATCATTGAAGCGTCATCTTATGTAGTAGAGGATAGCATAATTCTAGCATAGATCATAAAGCTTTTTTCTTGCGATGTACAACATCCATATACTTCTTTCACGAAGCCAAACTTATACTCAACATCTGCAACTTAAttcatacatttaatttttttataagtatactagctactttaataattttaaaagcaaCCTAcccattttaattaaaagtatactCGTATTCGCAGTGTGAAGGGTGGAATtgtggaaaagaaaagaaaaattgatcaGTTGTTGGGAATAACATTAATTGGCAGTGCTATTGCATACACATAAAGTTGCTTCTTTGTGCTTGATTTACGTAAGAGACGTAAGACGATGACCCACACAACTTTATTAGTTTCTGTCATTTTCTTTTGTGTAGCTTTGTTCATTCTTTGTTAAGTTTTACCAACTTTAATTAAATAGTTCCCAACATTTTTCCATTTAAATCAAATCCTGGTGCCGTTTCTGACCCACTTCGATTTCATATGTGTATAAAGTATAAACCATGAGTTGGTGGTGCGTTCAAATTTGTCTGTggctttttaattattaattttagttgagGATGTAAGGGGCTGAAGCCTAAAAAATTCggcataaattttattttaatttatataagcaaacaattttataattttgaaccttcatttttaagaataaatacttgtataaatacatatttttaaaatataacgtaaattattttatattaaatttattttattttgttttattttgaaaatattcttacttaaattttgtcatttataattttattttaaatgttgacATGACCTATtaaattaatagttaatttttttataaaaaataattaatagttaattCATTCACATATTGTATTActaatatttattctttaatttaaaagtactttttatttatgtttttaaattataactaaatttaaaaatatcaaattaatgttaaaactatttttactcATCCatgttaaaatttgattaattttcgGTTCTTTACCTCAGTTATTGGAATTTGGATCCGTCCCTACATAATTGTATAAAGcatacttatatttatttatctattatttattcaaatcatatttaattacaaaGACACGTTTTTCTAAAAATgactaaacaatattttttatttgtatctatattttctatttcaaaGCATAATAATCAGATTATTATTTGTAATGTGTCTCACACAGTCTGACGTTCTCAGTAGCGCGTAACTGTTGAGTCTTCGACGTCTCTGGTTTACAAGTCAACTCCAAGACTTATGATTAttgtatttaagaaaataagaaaaaagaaaaaaaaaagtgactttaatattattttgaaaaagaaactaaCTTTACTATGATTTTGACCATCGGAGCCATGAGCCCATGACGAATCAGAGTTTGGaagcttaatttttaaatgtcgTAGGCTTCTTTCGGAATTACCTAagatttttgtgtgttttgttaGAAGAAAAGTGAATGTTATGGTGAGAGTCTCTTGTGTTGGTCCctgttattttttatgttttatcgAATTGTATTGCTGATAaagtttttgaagaaataatataagtcaatttcattttaaaaaaatgattctaACCATATATTATAAGCCTAGTTTATAATTTGATGGTCTGAGGCACAGGATTTAAATTTTTGGAGTTGTCATTTTTACAACATGTTTGGATTGACGTTTTAAATACACATACCTTATAATTTTCAGGTCAAAATGTTATTGATGCAGAAGCTAAACATTGTAGTTTCTGAAAATTCATATCAATTTGGGTTCACAAATCATAATCATTTCCAAACACACACAATATTGAACAACTTGCCATGgtagttctttttttcttttttttgacaGGCCATGGTAGTCTAACTTTAGTACTTAATAAGACATCAATGAGCTAATTTTTGGTACaatggaaaataatatttttctctatttatttagTTAGATAAAAAGCTCAACTAAacaaaatactattttatttaaaagataaaaatatttataaatttcaaaaatacatCATTAGATATCAGAAGTTGTGTTTGtcagtccaaaaaaaaaaataatagagaatCAGTGTCCTTGAGATGTGTCTCGATGCTCTAGGAGTTTCTACTCCTAGGACCTAGGAGAGCTTAGTTGCTGTGTaactttttgctttttattttccaatgataaaaaaagaaaaaaaaaagttgtgttcgtaaaaaaaataaaaattaaagatatacgAAGTTGCgggtatattaaaaatataaaagcttGTCTCTACTTCTGCATTttctttttagataaaaatatactACTATTTTCTTCATAACAATAATTTGCAttaaatgtcaattttttttataaaaatatatcagtgacaacaacaaaattaattttaatttaagaagCTTTGAGATAGATGACGAACATCTCTAATCGAAAACTAAATATTATAGAAAAATGTGTTTTAATGCGGTTACCTTGTAGGAGTATTAAGTTTGAAAGTCACTTCAAACAAATATTAATCCTCATTTGAAAATTCTAGACCTTGTAATTATTTTGAACAATGATGTCTAcgataaaatcaaaattgaaagataaagtaaaggaaaaatcatcacaagatcttaaattcatcaaacaaattatttataataatatataattttttaataaaataaaaaatagaatgtttaaataataaacattCCTAAATGGAATCATAGCTACATTGAAATCAATAGGTCATTCTCtctatttctatttataaaacttaagtttaaaattatacttatttttttataagacttaatctataatatttttgcattaattatttttagactaaaaatatcacttattaaaagaaaaaaatgtaatgtcAAACcattaaaagagagaaaagtgttaataaaattgatactttttaaaaaagttataaatttcagataaatttattattatcaaatgaattaattttttttaatcttttgagtttatatatagaaatgagtatgattattttaattactttacctgtataattgttttttagaaATACTTTACTTGTATATAagaataattacattaaatcaATCGGtatattaattacattaaatcaatcttattattttattcctaaaaaaatctcattatattaattactttaattcaaCTTGGTTATGGTTAGATAGTCTCTtaaattaatcaagtaattaTGCATAAGttattaatatgattaataCGATATAGTTAATATTAAATCATTCAAGTATTATCCaaattatgtaatatatatCAACAATTTAGATATGAATGAGTATTATATTACATGcttctaaaaataatattttgcatataaattataatttttttatacattaaataaatttttaagtttaattaatttattaatatattcaagtatattaatgttaatgggattatattatatattatagattgtatattttttttatcgtagCTTGATTTGATACTAAAATTCacgtaatttaatttttggtttatttcAATTGATAATAACATggattacattaaaaaaaatatttcaatcaaataaattaatgctACACGTAGGTTTTCATAGTTATTGgaaattaacttaatttattaaaaataaatttaatttgtagaAGTCCTGAATATGTCACatgtaaattttctttttaattttttttctatatgtatatagtataaatataaattagataaCTATtgcaattataaattaattgattgtaatcaattaatcattttctTAATCTAATTAGTGATTTGATATGAgaatcattaattataaaatacgttttgtaataattaattactttaattataatcataattataaaatatttgattgcaATCAACTAATTGTTTagagcttcttctttttttgataGAATTGTTTAGAGCTTTGAGAAATATCACTTGTAAATATTccatttagaaattatttttgtatgtattattatttagatttaGATATAGATATATTATTATAGATTAATAGATTATAGATAACTGATTTATTTTCCTATCGATCCACAATCTTGCTttgaccttttttttataattattattagtagtaATGTAGTATTAGTATTATCATTTGCGTTAATTCAATTAGACTTACTAATACTAATACATCATACATTATAcattattcattcattcatcgTGACTCGCCTGCGTCTTCATGGTCTGAAAAGTGAGAACAACCTCAATTTcaccaaaacacaaaaaaaaaaaaaaatgcctttGAATTCGATTCCGTGGTGTCATCTCAAGCTGATTCTTCTCAGTGCGCTGTTACTTTTTTGTTGTTCTCTTGACCTCTGTTCTGCAATCACTGATTATGAGGATGATGTCTTCACTGTTTCCAGCTTCAGCTACCCTCAGACTACCCTTAGACCCTATGATTTGCGCTACATCAGAGGTGGGTTACACTTTTCTCTATATGCTTCAATTCTTCTGCTTTCGTTGTTCATCAAGCATTTCACTGTGTTGTGTTTAATGGGTCGGAGTTGAATTTTGAAGGGTGTAGGTGAATTAGCATGATAGcactttctcttctctctctctctctctctctcttgaattttttgtttttttgttgttgttgattgaCTTGGTCAATTATTATCTCTGGTCTTCAAATTGTTATTGGTTTGAGAAATCTCAGGTGATTGTTCTGAATATGTATGCAATTGGTCAGCATTTAAGTCTACTGGGGAAATTTAGGGAGGGGAGTTGCAACAATTTAATAAGGTTGATCTTATCAGTGTTATGCCTTGCAGAGATAGGTAAACTGCGCTATTGACAGAGCCTTATTATGTGGATACAATTGTGTGTTGTAACACCACGAACAACCATTGCTTGAAGGATAGGATGCTGTCTTGTGATTGTGGGGCTGTCATTTGTTCTTTAATCTGTGATGCATTGAATTGTGTTTTGATGAAGTTGCTACAGTTTTGTCTGAAATTGTGGTTGTTGACTTGTGAACTTTATCTGCTGTCTTATTTGttgtctctttctttctttccctgACAGTGCTTGATTATTGAAATGCACCTTGTTTCCTGTGTGTTGATTGATTTAAACCAT from Glycine soja cultivar W05 chromosome 16, ASM419377v2, whole genome shotgun sequence harbors:
- the LOC114390968 gene encoding WD repeat-containing protein 74-like; protein product: MPRTSTLECSGCPPLRALTFDALGLIKVVEARDKQRGAPQVVERWGDPESSKCVMAVSMIDRESHPLLAVARKNNQIEVLSPVNGDIQATITDANDLDVQSEVNNIVGLHLFAKQNSELASRDCTLLTCTTKGNASIRSIELVDSSTVSSCIDSPKIWNVCSGGNILCCKVDGNEKFALFGGKGVEMNIWDLNNFTKIWNSKPPPKDNLGIFTPTWFTSATFLMKDDHRKFVAGTNSHQVRLYDMSAQRRPVLSFDFRETPIKALAEDIDGYSIYVGNGSGDMASVDIRTGKMLGCFSGKCSGSIRSIVRHPELPVIASCGLDSYLRLWDTKTRQLLSAVFLKQHIMHVLFDSNFDVKGVDSLPCKEQTPTEILVSEEVEESPLKRKKSSRNKEHIPDGGERKKRSKQSKERKKSEGNDGGEKIASRDEGSRSASKKRNKRSIPVL